In one Dermatophilaceae bacterium Sec6.4 genomic region, the following are encoded:
- a CDS encoding sugar-binding domain-containing protein — MTSTAQGWRSEVELRQATEAARMYYLHQQSKLEIADKLGVNRFKVARLLERAHTSGLVHIEIRDPHEVDVALSEQLAKALGIKRALVLSTATGDKRLQVGALAARYLADTVRSGHSFGLAWSRSTEALVKQLIGLPPCTVVQMCGVVAHATGEAQSADLVRRAAAAVGGQPVMFHAPLVVDEPAITAALRRKDSIAQASAACDRLDVAVIAIGMWVPGESTVHDALSSAEQALFAARGAVAETAGLLINRDGQAIRDGLQQRVIAVSEKQLRRAGDVVALACDEQRVPAIKALAASGLVRTLITYRGLAEMLLAEQP, encoded by the coding sequence ATGACGAGTACTGCGCAGGGTTGGCGATCCGAAGTGGAGCTTCGACAGGCCACGGAAGCCGCCCGGATGTACTACCTGCACCAGCAGAGCAAACTTGAGATCGCCGACAAGCTCGGCGTCAACCGCTTCAAGGTCGCCCGGCTGCTGGAGCGCGCCCACACCAGCGGTCTCGTGCATATCGAGATCCGCGATCCGCACGAAGTCGATGTGGCCCTCTCAGAGCAGCTCGCGAAGGCGCTCGGCATCAAACGGGCCCTCGTGCTGTCCACGGCGACCGGCGACAAGCGGCTGCAGGTCGGCGCCCTCGCCGCGCGTTACCTTGCCGACACCGTGCGGTCCGGCCACTCGTTCGGGCTGGCCTGGTCGCGCTCCACCGAGGCGCTCGTCAAACAACTCATCGGCCTGCCTCCGTGCACAGTCGTGCAGATGTGCGGCGTCGTCGCACACGCGACGGGAGAGGCTCAGAGCGCCGATCTCGTCCGTCGAGCCGCCGCCGCCGTCGGCGGGCAGCCGGTGATGTTCCACGCGCCACTCGTCGTGGACGAGCCCGCGATCACGGCCGCCCTTCGCCGCAAGGACTCCATTGCCCAGGCCTCGGCCGCCTGCGACCGTTTGGACGTGGCCGTCATCGCCATCGGTATGTGGGTGCCGGGCGAATCCACCGTGCACGATGCTCTGTCGTCTGCTGAGCAGGCGTTGTTCGCTGCCCGAGGTGCCGTCGCCGAAACCGCCGGGCTGCTCATCAACCGCGACGGCCAGGCCATCCGTGACGGACTGCAGCAGCGGGTGATCGCGGTATCGGAGAAGCAACTTCGGCGGGCCGGCGACGTCGTCGCGCTCGCCTGCGACGAACAACGGGTGCCAGCGATCAAGGCACTGGCGGCCAGCGGCCTCGTGCGCACTCTCATCACCTACCGCGGACTTGCCGAAATGCTCCTGGCAGAGCAGCCCTGA
- a CDS encoding TetR-like C-terminal domain-containing protein, which translates to MTSTRGTDPVPRSRVRTPSAELETLLIDAAETVLQRDGAAAVTVRAVATEANVAPMGIYNRLGGKDGLVDALLIRGFDKLRAAVQGRDEGDALENLRASGVRYRRFALENPQYYGVMFGGTIPRASSSDAVHEHAAAAFEALVANVAAAIAAAKPLDTDPLEMAQQIWSSVHGAVSLELAGLVLTADPATTYSALLDVLMRGLRPGVG; encoded by the coding sequence ATGACCTCGACGCGTGGCACCGATCCTGTGCCGAGATCCAGAGTCCGCACCCCCAGCGCCGAGCTGGAGACGCTGCTGATCGATGCTGCCGAAACGGTGCTGCAGCGCGATGGCGCGGCCGCCGTCACGGTGCGCGCTGTCGCGACCGAGGCCAATGTCGCGCCGATGGGGATCTACAACCGGCTCGGCGGGAAGGACGGCCTCGTCGACGCGTTGCTGATCCGCGGCTTCGACAAATTACGAGCTGCGGTGCAGGGTCGAGACGAGGGTGATGCGCTGGAGAATCTGCGTGCGTCCGGCGTGCGGTACCGCCGGTTCGCGTTGGAGAACCCCCAGTACTACGGGGTGATGTTCGGCGGCACGATCCCGCGGGCATCTTCCTCGGACGCGGTCCACGAGCATGCCGCAGCCGCTTTCGAGGCGTTGGTCGCGAATGTCGCGGCTGCGATCGCGGCGGCGAAGCCACTCGACACCGATCCGTTGGAGATGGCACAGCAGATCTGGAGCAGTGTGCACGGCGCTGTGTCGCTCGAGCTCGCTGGGCTCGTACTGACGGCCGACCCCGCAACGACCTATAGCGCCCTGCTCGACGTGCTGATGCGTGGGCTGCGACCGGGCGTTGGGTAG
- a CDS encoding urea carboxylase-associated family protein translates to MTDPRRPATPSASTPPRPYAGGGDGPAPGWTRLPPQTGLLVHVPAGAVLQIVDPCGEQVADLYLAAVDDPQECLSAGRTVDYNNTLYVSAGDRLWSNRSTVMATIIEDTVGIHDLTLTPCSQATFDVLYPEFGGAPHPSCFANLCDALGPVGVAPDRIGTTMNVFMDVWTSPDGRLHIDPPPTHPGDLFAIRAEVDLYAGVTACSAEKSNNGTCTPIDIRVQTGLDRPQHGTLSSLPEDFIG, encoded by the coding sequence ATGACTGACCCGCGCCGCCCGGCCACCCCGAGCGCGAGCACACCGCCCCGCCCATACGCCGGAGGCGGCGACGGGCCCGCGCCCGGGTGGACCCGGTTACCGCCACAGACCGGTCTGCTCGTCCACGTCCCCGCCGGCGCGGTTCTGCAGATCGTGGACCCGTGCGGTGAGCAGGTCGCCGACCTGTACCTGGCTGCTGTAGATGACCCCCAGGAATGCCTGTCCGCGGGGCGCACCGTCGACTACAACAACACGCTGTACGTCAGCGCCGGCGACCGGTTGTGGTCCAACCGGTCCACCGTGATGGCCACCATCATCGAGGACACCGTCGGCATCCACGACCTGACATTGACACCGTGCAGCCAGGCGACGTTCGACGTGCTCTACCCGGAGTTCGGCGGCGCGCCACACCCCAGTTGCTTCGCGAACCTCTGCGACGCACTGGGCCCGGTTGGGGTGGCCCCGGACCGGATCGGGACCACGATGAACGTCTTCATGGACGTGTGGACCAGTCCGGACGGGCGACTACACATCGACCCTCCACCGACCCACCCTGGAGACCTGTTCGCCATCCGCGCCGAGGTCGACCTGTACGCCGGCGTCACTGCATGCTCGGCGGAGAAGTCCAACAACGGAACCTGCACACCCATCGACATCCGGGTCCAGACCGGGTTGGACCGACCGCAGCACGGCACCCTGTCGAGCCTGCCGGAAGACTTCATCGGCTGA
- the yidD gene encoding membrane protein insertion efficiency factor YidD yields the protein MSEVDPSSAFPSKDEKKKRDGGAGSCGPDCADCGDCGDCGDCNPFLIAGMWSLLWATARGFGQAPATTKDYSPIRRVAVRAVRSYQVNVAARRARPVCRHQPSCSAYAIRSLQRYGVARGGLLTWGRLRRCRPGGGGFDPVP from the coding sequence GTGAGTGAGGTCGACCCCAGCAGTGCCTTCCCGTCCAAGGACGAGAAGAAGAAGCGCGACGGCGGGGCAGGAAGCTGCGGTCCGGACTGCGCAGACTGTGGGGATTGCGGGGATTGCGGGGACTGCAACCCCTTCCTGATTGCCGGGATGTGGTCGCTGCTGTGGGCCACGGCTCGTGGCTTCGGGCAAGCTCCAGCCACCACGAAGGATTACTCGCCGATCAGGCGGGTCGCGGTGCGCGCCGTGCGCTCCTACCAGGTCAACGTGGCAGCACGCCGTGCTCGGCCGGTGTGTCGTCACCAGCCGAGCTGCTCGGCATACGCGATCAGATCACTGCAGCGATACGGGGTGGCCCGCGGCGGGTTGCTCACTTGGGGCAGGTTGCGCCGCTGCCGCCCGGGTGGCGGCGGCTTCGACCCAGTCCCCTGA
- a CDS encoding cysteine desulfurase-like protein, producing the protein MNTANLQTTDLDVDALRAHFPALRDGTAFFDGPGGSQTPDAVGAAIATTMTGPLSNRGTGNEAARNADRVVLDCRAALGDLMGVTADTVIFGRSMTALTFEMARTLAATWSPGDEIVLSRLDHDANVRPWTIAAETAGVTVRWVSFDPATGELDDIAGALSPRTKLVAVTAASNVIGTMPDIAAIAERAHAVGALLYVDGVHYAAHGFIDVAAMGADFFACSPYKFFGPHCAALTGRADLLESLTPAKLLPSADRVPEKYELGTLPYELMAGTTAAIDFIAGIAPGEGDRRSRLRQSLQVTGQHEDRLRDKTEAGLLALPGVAIHSRAARRTPTLLVTCEGRDCAAISEHLAARGVNAPTGSFYACEAAEVLGLGSAGGLRIGIAPYTTDDDIDRLVDGIADYLK; encoded by the coding sequence ATGAATACGGCGAACCTGCAGACAACCGACCTCGATGTCGATGCGTTGCGTGCGCATTTCCCGGCGTTGCGTGACGGCACCGCATTTTTCGACGGACCCGGCGGCTCGCAAACCCCGGATGCCGTGGGCGCCGCTATTGCCACGACCATGACCGGTCCGCTGTCCAACCGCGGTACCGGAAATGAGGCGGCGCGCAACGCCGACCGGGTGGTGCTTGACTGCCGGGCTGCGCTCGGCGATCTGATGGGCGTGACCGCCGACACCGTCATCTTCGGCCGCAGCATGACAGCGCTGACTTTCGAGATGGCGCGCACACTGGCCGCAACCTGGTCGCCGGGCGACGAGATCGTGCTCAGCCGCCTCGACCACGACGCCAACGTGCGCCCGTGGACGATTGCCGCCGAAACCGCTGGTGTCACCGTGCGCTGGGTCAGCTTCGATCCGGCGACGGGCGAGCTCGACGACATTGCTGGCGCGCTCTCGCCGCGGACGAAGCTGGTGGCGGTCACTGCCGCGTCCAACGTGATCGGAACGATGCCGGATATCGCGGCGATCGCGGAACGGGCCCACGCCGTCGGCGCATTGCTCTACGTCGACGGGGTGCACTACGCAGCGCACGGCTTCATCGACGTCGCAGCGATGGGTGCGGATTTCTTCGCGTGCTCGCCGTACAAGTTCTTCGGACCGCACTGTGCGGCCTTGACCGGGCGTGCGGATCTTCTGGAATCGCTCACCCCGGCCAAGTTGCTGCCGTCTGCCGACCGGGTGCCGGAGAAGTACGAGCTCGGCACCCTGCCGTACGAGTTGATGGCCGGCACGACGGCGGCAATCGACTTCATTGCAGGCATCGCGCCGGGTGAGGGCGATCGCCGATCCCGCCTACGGCAGAGCCTGCAGGTCACCGGGCAGCACGAGGATCGGCTGCGGGACAAGACCGAAGCGGGCCTGCTCGCACTGCCCGGCGTCGCCATCCACTCGCGCGCTGCACGGCGTACGCCGACCCTGCTCGTGACCTGCGAGGGCCGCGACTGCGCCGCGATCTCGGAGCACCTCGCCGCCCGCGGCGTCAACGCGCCCACCGGGTCGTTCTACGCCTGCGAAGCGGCCGAGGTGCTCGGGCTCGGGTCCGCGGGAGGGCTACGGATCGGTATTGCGCCCTACACCACCGACGATGACATCGATCGCCTCGTCGACGGCATCGCCGACTACCTCAAGTAA
- a CDS encoding HAMP domain-containing sensor histidine kinase, translating into MTRFPSGIRARLTALTAIVVAIPLLLGVVVIANLLQRSLNGSLERAATSTATTVAAAVQRSGPTGLRAVTATVPPGTEVQVYNDPGNLVAAYPSDSDADGPISSDPGRVIQGAKYYWLPGDVETPLVVQISTTYGGERYSVVASASQGSQHEAVSTAAKVLLAAIPFLVGGAMILAWILTGRTLRPVEAIREQAELITARNLTDRLPVGPIQDEVATLAETMNRMLARLEVAQSSQQRFVADASHELRSPVATLQAALEIAEHAGRAPGVETIALMSREAERLNELIDGLLLLTRSDSSGLVIRHRDVDLDDLARGHGARLRATTGHTVQIDAPPVRIVGDTEKLDRVLRNLTDNAARHATSWVGIRTGAELSHAFLVVEDDGAGIAGADRARVFQRFVRLDESRNREIGGSGLGLAIVSEIVQAHGGTIRVGQGARGGAQFTVTLPYAPVVSR; encoded by the coding sequence GTGACCCGATTCCCCAGCGGCATCCGTGCCCGCCTGACCGCGTTGACCGCGATCGTCGTAGCGATACCGCTGCTGCTCGGGGTCGTCGTGATCGCCAACCTGCTGCAACGCTCGCTGAACGGCAGTCTCGAGCGAGCCGCCACGAGCACCGCCACGACGGTCGCGGCAGCCGTGCAACGAAGCGGACCGACCGGGCTGCGGGCAGTCACCGCGACTGTGCCGCCGGGGACCGAGGTCCAGGTTTACAACGATCCGGGCAATTTGGTGGCCGCCTACCCCTCCGACAGTGACGCAGACGGCCCGATATCCAGCGATCCTGGCAGGGTCATCCAGGGCGCAAAATATTACTGGTTGCCCGGTGACGTGGAGACCCCGCTGGTCGTGCAGATCAGCACAACTTATGGTGGGGAACGGTATTCGGTCGTCGCCAGCGCCTCGCAGGGTAGCCAGCACGAGGCAGTGAGCACGGCGGCCAAGGTGCTGCTCGCCGCGATTCCCTTCCTCGTCGGCGGCGCGATGATTCTGGCGTGGATCCTGACCGGGCGCACGCTGCGTCCGGTAGAGGCGATTCGGGAGCAGGCCGAGTTGATCACCGCTCGCAACCTGACGGACCGGTTGCCGGTCGGCCCGATCCAGGACGAGGTGGCAACCCTCGCGGAGACGATGAACCGGATGCTCGCACGCCTGGAGGTGGCGCAATCTTCCCAGCAGCGTTTCGTGGCAGATGCCAGTCACGAGTTGCGGTCGCCGGTCGCCACGTTGCAGGCGGCGCTGGAGATCGCCGAGCATGCCGGTCGCGCGCCGGGTGTCGAGACAATCGCGCTGATGAGTCGGGAGGCGGAGCGGCTGAACGAGCTGATCGACGGGCTGCTGCTGCTGACCCGCAGTGACAGCAGCGGGCTGGTGATCCGGCATCGCGATGTGGACCTGGACGATCTGGCCCGCGGCCACGGCGCACGGCTGCGAGCGACGACCGGCCACACGGTGCAGATCGACGCACCGCCGGTGCGCATTGTCGGCGATACCGAAAAATTGGACCGGGTGTTGCGCAACCTGACCGACAACGCTGCACGGCACGCGACCTCGTGGGTCGGTATACGCACCGGCGCCGAGCTGTCGCATGCATTCCTGGTTGTCGAGGACGACGGCGCCGGTATCGCGGGAGCCGACCGCGCACGAGTGTTCCAGCGGTTCGTTCGGTTGGACGAGAGCCGTAACCGGGAGATCGGTGGATCCGGTCTCGGACTGGCGATCGTGTCCGAGATTGTCCAGGCGCACGGCGGCACGATCCGCGTGGGGCAGGGAGCGCGGGGCGGCGCACAGTTCACCGTGACGCTGCCCTACGCCCCGGTCGTCAGCCGGTAA
- a CDS encoding phosphatase PAP2 family protein: MPAPSPTTQRPIVTARQPMLMRWIAWGVPLGVLGLLLGFLLTAIGARSTGEYALDINISQHRDTFLIDLSRTVNVVGGPMFAPFVLLALAALIWWRFDLGSAGWFFGLAVVGWFSVAIAKTLVHRQRPPTAAVHSLVMEHAADSFPSGHTALAAGIVFGAAVALRHQHGMKRLILLIGVPFLLLVALSRLVLGAHYLGDVTGAPLIAGAAILTVTGLLHPFESSTRNRLNAVRRPHQPEEHRPEEHRPEES; this comes from the coding sequence ATGCCTGCTCCATCACCGACCACCCAACGACCGATCGTGACCGCTCGCCAGCCGATGCTGATGCGGTGGATCGCGTGGGGCGTGCCGCTCGGCGTGCTCGGCCTGCTGTTGGGCTTCCTGCTCACAGCGATCGGCGCCCGCTCCACCGGCGAATACGCGCTCGACATCAACATCTCCCAGCACCGCGACACATTCCTGATCGACCTGTCGCGCACCGTCAATGTCGTCGGTGGGCCGATGTTCGCGCCGTTCGTCCTGCTCGCGTTGGCTGCGCTGATCTGGTGGCGCTTCGACCTCGGCAGCGCGGGGTGGTTCTTCGGCCTCGCAGTCGTCGGGTGGTTCTCGGTCGCCATCGCGAAAACGCTCGTGCACCGTCAGCGCCCACCTACCGCTGCCGTCCACTCGTTGGTGATGGAGCACGCGGCCGACAGCTTCCCGAGCGGACATACCGCCCTGGCTGCGGGGATCGTGTTCGGCGCGGCCGTCGCCCTGCGTCACCAGCACGGCATGAAGCGCCTCATCCTGCTGATCGGTGTGCCCTTCCTGCTGCTGGTCGCGCTCAGCCGACTGGTCCTCGGCGCCCATTACCTCGGCGACGTCACCGGCGCCCCGCTCATCGCGGGCGCGGCTATCCTCACGGTCACCGGGCTGTTGCACCCTTTCGAGAGCAGCACACGCAACCGGTTGAATGCCGTACGGCGACCGCACCAACCCGAAGAACACCGACCCGAAGAACACCGACCCGAAGAGTCCTGA
- a CDS encoding HAD-IA family hydrolase, whose protein sequence is MSAILFGSISTLADTSELQRESFNKAFATHDLGWTWSREDYLEMLGASGGADRIAAYAASRDEQVDAQAVHLTKSQIFQEDIATAGISARPDVAATIADAKEAGFKVGLVTTTSTQNVTALLEALTPEVTAEMFDVIVDITSVPDRKPAGDAYQHAVRSLGDDAAHCVAIEDNIDGVTSAQAAGIACVAFPNANTAEHDFSAAQQRVDRVQFSQLASMLPTDHA, encoded by the coding sequence ATGTCGGCCATTCTGTTCGGTTCCATCAGCACTCTCGCGGACACCTCTGAGCTGCAACGCGAGTCGTTCAACAAGGCGTTCGCCACCCACGACCTGGGATGGACCTGGTCGCGCGAGGACTACCTGGAGATGCTCGGCGCCAGCGGGGGTGCGGACCGGATCGCCGCCTACGCCGCCTCCCGTGATGAGCAGGTCGACGCCCAGGCCGTACACCTCACGAAATCGCAGATCTTCCAGGAGGACATCGCAACCGCGGGCATTTCGGCGCGCCCCGACGTGGCCGCGACCATTGCCGACGCCAAGGAGGCCGGTTTCAAAGTAGGGCTGGTCACCACCACATCCACCCAGAACGTCACCGCCCTGCTGGAGGCGCTCACACCTGAGGTCACCGCCGAGATGTTCGACGTGATCGTGGACATCACCAGCGTGCCGGACCGCAAGCCCGCCGGCGACGCCTACCAGCACGCGGTGCGCAGCCTGGGTGACGACGCCGCCCACTGCGTGGCGATCGAGGACAACATCGACGGTGTCACCTCAGCCCAGGCAGCCGGAATCGCGTGCGTCGCATTCCCCAACGCCAACACCGCTGAGCACGATTTCTCAGCCGCGCAGCAACGTGTCGACCGGGTGCAGTTCAGCCAGCTCGCCTCCATGCTGCCGACCGATCACGCCTGA
- a CDS encoding VOC family protein — MTRELQITFDCADPAALATFWAAALGYRLESPPPGFDTWDAALEAFGVPRAQWNSRSAISPMEGNGSRIFFQQVPEGKTAKNRLHLDVRAAPGLTGVERMSALAAEATRLELLGATTAYRTEPDGAMETGFITMCDPEGNEFCLD, encoded by the coding sequence ATGACCCGAGAACTGCAGATCACCTTCGACTGTGCCGACCCGGCTGCCCTGGCGACCTTCTGGGCCGCAGCGCTCGGGTACCGGCTGGAGTCGCCGCCACCTGGATTCGACACGTGGGATGCGGCGCTGGAAGCGTTCGGAGTGCCTCGAGCACAGTGGAACTCGCGCTCAGCAATCTCTCCGATGGAGGGCAACGGCTCGCGCATCTTCTTCCAACAGGTGCCCGAAGGCAAGACGGCGAAGAATCGCCTGCACCTCGACGTACGCGCCGCGCCAGGCCTCACCGGGGTTGAGCGGATGAGCGCGCTCGCGGCCGAAGCCACCCGGCTGGAGTTGCTCGGTGCGACGACTGCCTACCGTACAGAGCCGGACGGGGCCATGGAGACGGGATTCATCACGATGTGCGACCCCGAAGGCAACGAGTTCTGCCTCGACTGA
- a CDS encoding N(G),N(G)-dimethylarginine dimethylaminohydrolase, with translation MPPIALVRRTSSALESGITSHIDRVAVDTDLAQQQHAAYCAALEDAGYALQYVDDAPDLADAVYVEDTAVVVGPVAVLARPGALERRAEVDGTEDALRELGLQIHRITEPGTLDGGDILQVGNTVYVGRGGRTNGEGIAQLRAFLAPLGRTVVPVRLTGVLHLKSAVTALPDGTMLMHREDLVEAGALPTARLVHEDAGCHVVPLIDGTLLISDSAPRTIAELEDLGFRTRPVPMSEFEKREGCVTCLSIPLSI, from the coding sequence ATGCCTCCTATTGCCTTGGTGCGTCGCACCAGTTCAGCGCTCGAGTCCGGGATCACCTCCCACATTGATCGGGTTGCGGTCGACACCGACCTGGCTCAACAGCAGCACGCGGCCTACTGCGCGGCACTGGAGGATGCGGGGTATGCCCTGCAATATGTCGACGACGCGCCCGACCTTGCCGACGCGGTCTATGTCGAGGACACCGCAGTCGTCGTGGGCCCCGTGGCGGTACTGGCTCGGCCCGGGGCGCTGGAACGTCGCGCAGAGGTCGACGGCACCGAGGATGCGCTGCGCGAACTCGGCTTGCAGATCCACCGGATCACCGAGCCCGGCACCCTGGATGGTGGCGACATCCTGCAGGTCGGCAACACCGTCTACGTCGGTCGCGGCGGTCGCACCAACGGCGAAGGCATCGCGCAATTACGCGCGTTCCTCGCACCGCTGGGTCGCACTGTCGTACCGGTACGACTGACCGGGGTGCTGCACCTGAAGTCAGCGGTAACGGCGCTACCGGACGGCACCATGCTGATGCACCGCGAGGATCTCGTCGAGGCCGGTGCCCTGCCGACCGCTCGACTAGTACACGAAGACGCTGGTTGTCACGTCGTACCACTGATCGACGGCACTCTTTTGATCAGTGACTCTGCACCGCGGACCATTGCGGAGCTGGAAGACCTCGGCTTCCGCACCCGACCGGTGCCGATGAGTGAATTCGAGAAGCGCGAGGGCTGCGTGACCTGCCTGAGCATTCCGCTCTCCATCTGA
- a CDS encoding TraR/DksA C4-type zinc finger protein, producing MGTDIDDLLAQKEAELEADLAEVTKPIGEVGTISFGKRIGEGTSMAVDRLTAVSTQEQLLAMLRDVRRARERVIDGTYGRCEVCGEPIPVGRLEARPWAVKCIRHS from the coding sequence ATGGGTACCGACATCGACGATCTGCTGGCACAGAAGGAAGCCGAACTCGAGGCGGATCTTGCGGAAGTCACCAAACCGATCGGCGAGGTCGGCACCATCTCGTTCGGTAAGCGCATCGGTGAGGGCACCTCCATGGCGGTCGATCGGTTGACGGCGGTGTCGACCCAGGAACAACTACTCGCGATGCTGCGCGACGTACGCCGAGCCCGCGAGCGCGTCATCGACGGTACCTACGGCCGCTGCGAGGTGTGCGGCGAGCCGATCCCCGTCGGTCGACTCGAAGCCCGACCATGGGCCGTGAAATGCATCAGACACAGCTGA
- a CDS encoding ABC transporter permease, which yields MTAVHVDDTYVRLAVGIVLLLTIACVVLRLAGVPHLRSVIVASLRAVIQLAVIAAALRGVFQAPIAVIGVITVMFSVACWTSTRRLRGHVNAARAVIASIAAGSFVAVAIIVGLPSLSRDVRTLVAVCGIVIGGSMTSATLAGRRFDQGLRDHRDEIEAWLSIGATPRQAMRDIARSSIYEALVPALDQTRTVGLVSLPGAFIGALLGGASAADAARFQIVVLVGLLCAEAITASLLLWLIGAPDTVPSQHEYS from the coding sequence GTGACCGCTGTGCATGTGGACGACACCTACGTGCGCCTTGCTGTCGGCATCGTGTTGCTGTTGACGATCGCCTGCGTTGTCCTGCGGCTTGCGGGGGTGCCCCACCTACGCTCCGTCATCGTCGCTTCGCTGCGCGCCGTTATCCAGCTCGCTGTGATCGCGGCCGCATTACGAGGGGTTTTTCAGGCACCCATCGCGGTGATCGGGGTCATCACAGTGATGTTCTCGGTGGCCTGCTGGACCTCGACCAGGCGACTGCGCGGGCACGTCAACGCTGCGCGGGCGGTCATTGCCTCGATTGCGGCGGGTTCCTTCGTCGCGGTTGCGATCATCGTCGGGCTGCCGAGCCTGAGCCGTGACGTGCGCACCCTGGTCGCCGTGTGCGGCATCGTGATCGGCGGCAGCATGACGTCCGCGACCCTCGCCGGACGCCGCTTCGACCAGGGCCTGCGCGATCACCGTGACGAAATCGAGGCGTGGCTGTCGATCGGAGCCACCCCGCGCCAGGCAATGCGCGACATCGCACGCTCATCCATCTACGAAGCCCTCGTCCCAGCACTGGACCAGACCCGCACGGTCGGGTTGGTCTCCCTCCCAGGAGCCTTCATCGGAGCGTTGCTCGGCGGTGCGAGCGCAGCCGACGCCGCCCGATTCCAGATCGTGGTGCTGGTCGGGCTGCTGTGCGCGGAGGCAATCACAGCGAGCCTGCTGCTATGGCTGATCGGTGCGCCCGACACGGTCCCCTCCCAGCACGAATACAGTTGA
- a CDS encoding response regulator transcription factor, translating to MNVLLAEDDRSLARVITDGLREYDCTVEVVHDGREAVWKARATAYDVLVLDIMMPGLNGYDALKAIRELDAQTPILMLTAKDGEWDQADAFELGADDYLTKPFSFVVLVARLRALARRAGTGADTAVRVGSLQLDPVTHRVFRGDVEIDLTPKEFALLEYLMGHPGEVLTKAGLLDAVWELPLGDNANIVEVYIGYLRRKIDTPFDVQTLQTVRGVGYRLTTGA from the coding sequence CTGAATGTGCTGCTCGCCGAGGACGACCGCAGCCTCGCGCGGGTCATCACCGACGGCCTGCGTGAGTACGACTGCACCGTCGAGGTCGTGCATGACGGGCGCGAGGCTGTCTGGAAGGCTCGTGCCACCGCATACGACGTGCTCGTCCTGGACATCATGATGCCGGGCTTGAACGGGTACGACGCGTTGAAGGCCATCCGCGAGCTCGACGCGCAGACCCCCATCCTGATGCTGACCGCCAAGGACGGGGAGTGGGACCAGGCCGACGCCTTCGAGCTCGGCGCCGATGACTACCTGACCAAGCCGTTCAGCTTCGTCGTGCTGGTCGCGCGGTTGCGAGCGCTGGCACGCCGGGCGGGCACCGGGGCGGACACAGCGGTGCGGGTCGGCTCGTTGCAGTTGGACCCCGTTACGCACCGGGTCTTCAGGGGCGACGTGGAGATCGACCTGACGCCCAAGGAATTCGCGCTGCTGGAGTACCTGATGGGCCACCCCGGGGAGGTATTGACGAAGGCCGGCCTGCTGGACGCGGTGTGGGAGTTGCCGTTGGGCGACAACGCCAACATCGTCGAGGTCTACATCGGCTACCTGCGCCGCAAGATCGACACCCCGTTCGATGTGCAGACCCTGCAGACGGTGCGCGGGGTCGGTTACCGGCTGACGACCGGGGCGTAG